Below is a genomic region from Hevea brasiliensis isolate MT/VB/25A 57/8 chromosome 3, ASM3005281v1, whole genome shotgun sequence.
GGCCGTATGACTCTAAGGACTAAAGGTCCTAAGATCTCTGCCTTGAGTCCTATTGTGATTCTTGCTGCCTCAGACTTTGACTGTGTTGATTCCTCTTAGGGCACTTCAACCACGGATATCTCTTCTTCCTAGGATGCTATTTCTAGTAATGGTGGAAGGACTGCTACACCTGCCCTTGATTAGAGAGATGACACTAAGGTAGTAGAGGAGGAAGTTGATTCCCCAGATGATGTGTAGTTTACTTCTCTTTTTGAGGTGTATGACTTCACCCTTTGTGCATTACTATTCCGTTTCACTATACTATCTTCCTCTTTTCATACTAGAACTAGATCCTCAGGTTATAATGATTTCTGTTGACCCTACTATTACTTTTACCACAGCATCAGCTAATGAGCCTAATGCTGCTATTGCACTAACTGCTCCTATATCTCCACTAATTAGTTTTTAGACTGCAACTGATCGCCTGTCATCCTTGGATCTTTCATTCTTCACTGATCTCAACATTGATTCTACTAGTTCTCCACTTAAACAGCATCAGTTGTTAGTGAGGCTTTTGCTCACCTAAAAGATTGGTGACCTTTCTGAGGATTAGAAAGGCATGGTACAATCTTCTCTTTCTACTTTAGCGCTTCTAAGCCATTTGGGCAGTTTGGTGACTTTGGAGCTCAGTGTTTGATTTGTTCCTTGAGCACAATTATCTGATTTGTTTGCTGAGTACTTAGATAGGATGAAGATGGTTAAGTCTCTGACTAACGAGATTCAAAAGTTTATCTCTCAAAAGACCGATCTTCACTTGCTGGTAGATCAGGCCAACTCTCAAGTGAGCTTGGTTCAAGAGAAGAAAAAGGAGATTACTGCATTGGATCAGTGGTTACTTGAGTTACAGGCTAAGATTGCCCAGGTAAAGGCCCATAGGGCCTTACTGTTGGATCATATGCAGAGATGTGAGTTGACTACACCCAGAACATTAAGAAGATATATGATGAGGGAAAGCTTCTGAAGGCAACACTTCCTCAGATCAAACTTCAGATTTAGAGCTATTATAGTTGCCTTGACTTCCTTTCTTTTAGTAGTAGCCATTAGTCATCTATCCGAGCAGCTCTTTTATCCTTGTTGTAGACCTAATTTGAGATTTTTAATTTATGGGATGTAGTATAGTATATTTTGTGACATTTGTTTAATGGCTTTCGATGAACATTTAGCCATGGATTGGCTCTTTCATTTACATTAGTGGCCGACAGGTCTACTTTTACATAACTGTTTTAACTTTACATGTGTGAATACATTGAAAACATTCTCGTATGTCAGCTTTATCTATTATAGTGCTTACAGGAAATCTCAAGGAAGTCATGGGGTCGGCCAGGTGGGGCCATAGGTTTGGCTCTAACTTTCCTCCTCTAGCTGTTTTTGCATTTCCCACATAGTGGGAAAATATTCTTTTAGGTACTTGCCATTAATTGCTTTTTTGTGTGGCTTCCCTACGCCAACTAATACACATTTCCTCTAAGTACCCAGTGCACTCAGAAGGGTCCTTCCCAAGTCAAAAACCATTTGCCAAATTTTTTGTCCTTGGTAACTATTGGCAGCACAGTTTTTTAGACCAAGTCACCTTCCTTAAAGTTTTATCTTCAAATCCTTTTGTTGTAAATCCTTGTGACTTTTTTCTTTTGTGTGGCCATATGGTTAAAGGCCTAATGTGAACTTCATCTAGTTCTTCTAACTCCATAGCCATTAACTCTGTGTATTCTCCCGAACTCAAGTTATTTTGTCTTACCACTCGAAGTGAGGGAACTACTACCTCCATAGGAAGGATAGCATCATGTTGGTAGGTTAGGGCAAAAGGGCTTAGTTTTTTTGCACCTCTCTTGGAGGTTCCTTATGCCCACAGGGTCTCTAACAGTATCCGATGCCACTCCCTTGGGTTTTCCTTGTTCATCTTTTCTAAGATACCTATCAAGGTTTTTTAAGATGCTTCTACCTATCCATTGGCTTAGGCATAATATGGAGTTGAAGTGAATAGTTTTATACCATGACCTTCTACAAAGTCTCACATGTCCTGCCTAGAAAATATAGTCCTTTGGTCAGATGTGATAGTTTGAGGGATTTCAAATCTGTGTATGATATGTTCTTTGATGAAATTGATTACGTCCCTCAGTTTAACTTTCTTCGTAGGTACCACTTCTACCCACTTGGTGAAGTAATCTATTGCAACAATGATAAAGAATGCCCCATTGAAGACACATGGTGAATCATTCCAATAAAGTATATCGCCCAGCCTCTAAATGGCCAAGGCTTTAAAATGGGGTGCATTTCCTCTGCTGGCCTTCTTCTGACCACACCATACTTCTGGCACTGTTGGCATCCCTTAACATAGGTTATACAAACTTTTAGGATTTTTGGCCAATAGTAGCCGTGTCTCCTACAAAGCCATCTCATATTCACCCTTACCTAGTGTGCCCCACAAATACGTTCATGCACCTATTGCATCACTCTTAAAGTCGTAGAAGGACTAAGGCACCTGAGCAACAGGCCATTTAAACCTTTTTAAAATAACTCTCCTTCCAGTAATAAATAGTTGAAGACTTGTATTTTGATGCAATGAGATACTTTACCCACAGGATTCTCTAGGTACCTCATTAGCAAGGTCCTCCAGTCATCTGTAATAACCAAGTTAGTTATAAATGAATAAACTGGAATACCTCTTTCCTCAATAGATGAGTGTTTCCTTTTTTGGACCAAAATCATTCTGTGGGTGAGTTCCTGAGACATCTTTAAGCCAATGGCTAATTAGGCCAACTCATTAGCTTCCCAGTTGACTTCTCTAGGCACATGTATGAAAGCCACTTCTCTAAAGCTGTCCAAAAGCTATATCGCTATTGTGAAATATGGAGCTAGAGAAAAGCTACCACACTTGTACTCCCCTGTTAGCTGCTTAATGACCAGTTGTGAATCTCCCATGATATGTACCTTTTTAGCTCCCAATTCTCTTAAAATCTCCAAACCGATGATCAATGCCTTATATTCAACTTGATTGTTGGTACATTCGAACTCTAGATTGAAAGATATTACTGTCTTGGTTTCTACTGGGGAAGTGATTACAACTTTAAAACTTGCTGAAGTTTCCATACTAGAACCATCGAATTGGAGAGTCCATGGAACCTTTTCAACACTGAAAATATTAGTCTTACTCCACCAATTCTACCACTTCTAGACAAGGATGGTCTGCTAAAAAGTTTGCTAGCATTTGTCCTTTCATAGCTTTTTGAGGATAGTAAATTAAAGTAAATTTGAACAATGCCAGTAACCATTTCCTAGTTCGTTCAATAATTAAAGGCTTAGACAACATATATTTCATTAACtcaatttaaaaaataacatACACTCTAGACACAATTAGATAATGTCTCAATTTTATATAAGAGAAATACAGAGCTAAATAAATCTTTTTAATAGGAAAGTACATGGTTTCCGTGTCTATAAGATTTTAGCTAAGATAGTACATCGCCTACTCATGACCCACTCAGTTATCTTGTGCTAGTGGACAACTAATAGAGTTAAATATGGCAGACAAATAGAGTATCAATGGATCACCTCCCCTAGGCGAAACCAACACCAGTGGCTTGGTGAGATAGTCCTTGATTTTATAGAAGCCTAGCTGGTGCTTCTTCTCCCACTTAAACTCATTTTCTTGCCTAAGTTTCAAAAGATTGAAAATTTCTTTTGCCTTTCCTGCAAGGTTAGAGATGAATCTCCTTAAATAATTTATTTGCCCTAAGAACCTTTACAGTTGTTTCTTGGTCTGAGGTGGCTTAGCTTCCTAAATTGCCTTAGCTTTATTTTGATCAATGTCAATCCCTCTCTAATTTACCAAGATCCTAAGAAGTTATTGGCTTTCACTCTGAAGGATTGATTTTTAGTTGATGCTCTCATCCTCTGGCAAATCTTCCTCAAGTGTTCAAGGTGGTCAACTGCTTTCCTGGATTTTACTACAATGTCATCGATGCACACCTCCATGAAGTGTCTAAGCATGTCATGAAAATTGGCATTCATAGCTCTCTTGTATGTAGAGTTGGCATTTTTTAATCCAAAGGGCGTGATTAACCATTCAAATGTTCCGATGGAATTAGAACATTCGAAGGCAATCTTGGACATATCCTCAAGTGCAAAGAAGATTTTATTGTAGCCAGAGAAACTATTATGGAAGGATAATAGCTCATTTTTAGCGGCAATATCAAGCAATATGTCTACTATTGGCATTACATACATGTACTTTGGGGTTGTGACATTCAGATCATTAAAATCAAAACACACACGCAACTTCCCATTTTTCTTAACAACCGGTACAATACCAGAAAGCCATTGACTATACTTGGTTGGTATGATAAAACCTGCTTTTAATAGTTTCTCAATTTCTTCCTTCACCTTTAGGACTACCTCTCTTGACATCCTTTTAGGCACTCGTCGTTGTGGCATGTAATCTGGCTTAATGAGCAATTTATGCTCAACCAAGCTCTTCTATAATCCTAGCATTTCATCATAATTCCATGCGAAGTAATCCTTGTGCTCATGCAAAAGTgagattatttttcattttaaatcaCTCCTTAACAAAGAATTGATATAAGTTAACTGAGGCTCCTTAGGGGAGCCGAGATTGACCTCCTCCAAAGGGTCCTGAACTCTGGTCAATATGTGATCTAGTTTTATAGGTGCAGGTTCTAGGTCTTAAAGCTGTATCTCCTCTAGGCCATCCTCCTTTAATTCCTCTTCGTAAATGACCTCAGCACTTTTTATCTCTAGAGTTACTTTTGCTTTTATCTTATCAAGGAGTTATTGCAACTGAATTCTAGATATGGCAGCTGTAACTACCATCATttcctttttttatatatttatcacTCATCATAAACTCATCTATAACAAGCTCCACCCTTGTCCATTTGTAAGGCACGATTGTAAGTGTAGTGTCAAGTTCTTTTGTTGAATCTCCCATTTCGGCCTTCTGTATGCCTTCTCTAGGAATAGTGAGTCCAGCTGTCATGGTAGATTTTGCACAGAGGATATGACTTATGTCATGGGAGTCACATGCTGCTGCCCCCTAAGCCCTTTGGTGAGGTCTTCTTCAAAAACTGGATAAGACTTATGTCAGCATCATAGTGTTGGACCTCCATTGCATCATAGTGTTGGACCTCCATTGCATCGAAATGAGCCGTAAATGGCTTGGCATCTTCCCATATGAATTCTACATCTTAAAAAACAACAGATACTAGTGAAGTGATGATAAAACACACTAATTTATGTGTATCCAATTTGTCCCAAAAAGAGCTTGagaatttataattaaatgaaccaaaaagAAAGTAGTGgtggaagaaaaaagaaaaaaaaaattaataaagggaaatgatgaattaaattataagaaagaaaaaagtcatctattctaagaaaaatatatataatttcttcTGATATAAATTATAAGCCAACCAGATTTAAAagtcaaaacaatcaaaaccgtTCCAATATAAAGGCAACACTGCATGGAATGAAGAAGCTTAAAGGCAAGACCACGAGAGGCAGAGCATAATCCCTCACTTGCGCCGACGTAGTTGTTGTCGCCGTTTGTCACCGTTGCGTTGCCAGGTAAGTTCGCTTCtccttctcctcctcctcctccttcttcTTCTATGCCTTTTGATACTGTGTGAGTGATTTAGGCAAGAGTTTGCGCTTTTAacttaagtatttttttttttttaaagaaacatgtgtccatgttaagaaaTGCGTGTCCAATTTTTAGTATTCTGAAAATGGCCCGAAAACATCTTGTCGCCTTGTCATCTCGTTTCCGTGTTGAAAATGGGGAAACACCGAAGATCGCATTGTAAGCCACCTGAGTATCAACTTCAACTTCAATAATCTTAAAATCCAGAGACCATGCAATCAGTGAcgaatcttaaaaaaaaaatttctgaaGTCAATATAAAGATTTTTTTGTagtcaagattttttttttaataaaaatagtgTCAATTGATTTGCCATTTACACGTACGTCTatcattaatatttaaatatatgatgaattaatttaaataaatgtataattttgaaaaaaaaaaaaaaagagttaattGACCCTCATTTTAAACCATAAATCCGCCATTGCATGCAATAGACAGACCACGAAAAATACCCAAAGCTCTGCCCCCAAAAACATTACAAACACCAAGATTGCACATACAACCATATATTTAAAGAtactattttaaaatttaaaatcatacGTTAATATTATATATGAGTTAACTTAtgctattaaatttatttaaattttattttgttaaaaacataaattaatttatgtattctaatattttttatttaatttaatttaaaaaaattattatttagttgttatattttaaggaaattaattatttaatttatatattttaaaaatatattatttaatttcttttttttttacttccattaaaatatttagttattttGTCAAATTTTTTGTTAATCAGTAAATTCAATACTagttaaattactatttaatctttctattttaatgaaattaattaattgatcattgtattttaaaaatattattatttagtctttctattttactaaaataaatttGTTAATCCTTATATTCTAAAAAGCATATTCctagataaaaatgaaaaattttattgtgtagagactaaatttaaatttatatttttttaaaattattcaagTTTAACTTTTCAATTCCCTAAGCATATTTTTGTATCTATTTAGAATCCATTTTCTTAGATTATTTAGAGATTTACATCGGCTAATACTCGCTAAGTATTGttttttaatagaaaaaatataaaaatattgtataaaaaattaaataaaaatatttaaataatttaaaaatatatatataaattcagatttagtctttacataataaaatttttatttttaatctagaaatatatttttaaaatataaaaataaattaagttgTTTTACTaaattaatatgaaaaattaaatagtagtgtttttcaaattaaaaggttaattaattaatttcactaaaataaaaagaatatatattaatttgattaacACTAAAACTCATtaactaatgaaaaaattaacaaaaagaataAATAATCTAAAAGACTAAAAaaagttattaaatttaaaatataagaattaaataattatttttgttaacatgtagaaattaaataataattttttttaatttatatgttataaattttgagatttggtatccaaaatattgaaaaataaatttgtGACGATAAAATTCACATTTCCAAAAAGAAAAGGGTATAGTTGGCAATGAGTGAAAAGTTGGGGAGAATTTTGTCATACAAAAAAAACCTGCGTCTCGTAAGAGAAGCAAGCAGCTTTTCTGCTTGGCCTTTGTGATTCTTGCTCTGCTTGGTGTATCCCTCAACGAAACTGAAGGATTATTTTGAATGATCAGAGAAATTCCCTCTGGTAAATTCTTTCAAATCCGATTCGATGCTACTTTGCTAAtctagtttttatttttttttcttttaatatccTTGTAATTATATTACTTGCTCTAGCTCTCCTTCGATGAATCATCCTTTTCGCTTCTAATCTTCTTTCATCCTTTTTCTCGGAAACCAAACAGAGGATAGAATCAATCATCTTTCTGGAATCGAAAACTGGTTTTTACTTCTTTTGGATTCATAATGGATGCTGCTTCGTATTTTTGGGTTGGATTTGGTTTTGATAAATATGTGTGGAATCTAGGTCTTTTGATTGATTAGTGGACCTTTCGAGTTTAGTAGGGAAGATTTTCGTATTTGTTAGTTGAGCTAAGCGTGCTTCTTTTTGTATTTGTAGTTAGGGTTTGGATATGAGGGTGCTGCATCGTCTGAGCTTGTGGATTGTTTCCACTTGAAACTATGCAAATTTAGCATTTGGTTCAGTTCCTTGTTAGATTCTAATGCAACGCTAGTGTATTTTTATCTTTATATTCATTTTAAGGAGCCTTATTTGATAACAAGGAACAAAGAATGTATGGTAGAGCAGGCCTTGAACGATTTAAAAAGGCTCAATCTTCAGACCCATTCTCAGTCACTGTCAATTCAGCTCCCAAAACCACTACCCAACATGCTTCTAGGCCAGTTATCCATCcctcagttcaatatttgcagtCTCAGACACAAACCCAATACGAGTACCAACCCTATGTCCCTCAAAAGCCAGCAGGGCTTGAGGCAGGACCATTGGTTGGGCAGACTCAGCAGGTGACCCACGTTGGAGGGGGGCAGTCAACTTGGCAGCCACCAGATTGGGCGATTGAGCCTCGACCAGGAGTTTATTATCTTGAGGTTTTGAAGGATGGAGAGGTACTTGATCGGATTAATCTGGATAGAAGGAGGCACATATTTGGGAGGCAATCTCATACATGTGATTTTGTACTTGACCATCAGTCTGTTTCACGCCAACATGCTGCTGTCATTCCTCACAAAAATGGAAGGTTAGATCTTTCCTTAATTTTCTATGATGTTGCATTACTTGGCCTTGTAATTGGATCTTTGCTCTACAATTCTGTGATTTTGTTTTGGGAAACCTTATTGTAATCTTTTGCTTAgttattattttgtaaattaggtatcttaattatttttaacaaTGTAACATAAATTAGATTTGTTCACCAATTTTTCATTTTGAGGGTTGATGCTTCTTTTTAAGCATTAAGACTATCAAGTTATTGTTGAAAAATGTTTATCAATTGAATGGTCACTATTAACAATTGATTAGACTACTAAGTCTTCCCAAGTTACTTATCCACCACCTTCAGTGAtgacatttccccttaaatttccACTTGTCAAGACTTTGAGAAGAGTCTTTTTCTTGCTTGGATATTGTTTAGCTTTCTCATGCTAAAAGTTTCTTTGTAATTCATATGTATCGTTAACTTCTGCAGCGTATTTGTAATTGATTTGGGGTCTGCACATGGTACATTTGTGGCAAATGAGCGGTTGACCAAAGATACCCCTGTTGAGCTTGAAGTGGGCCAATCTTTGCGGTTTGCTGCCTCAACACGAACTTATATCTTGAGAAAGAACGATGCTGCTCTTTTCCCACGTCCTCCACCACCTTCGGAGATTAATCTGCCACCACCTCCTGATCCATCTGATGAGGAAGCCGTTGTTGCTTATAATACTCTTTTAAATCGATATGGTCTTGGCGGCCCTGATCTACTGTCTAGATCTAGCAAATCTGGTAGCTCAGCAAGTGGTAGAGATGACAGCCAGCAGTCTGGCAGAGCCTCAAAGAGAATCAAAAAAGCAAGAGTAGCTTTCAGAGATCAAGTTGGGGGAGAATTAGTTGAAGTTGTTGGGATTTCAGATGGTGTAGATGTAGAAACGGAGCCTGGTCCAATAGGTGTAAAAGAAGGAAGTCTTGTTGGAAAATATGAATCCCTTATACAGACTACAGTAATACCGAAAGGTAAGGAACAATTGCCAGCAAAGGAAAACAATGCTTCCCAAACAGGTGTTACTAATAAATTGCAAGAAGTCTTGAATAAAGTCAAGACTGTTCCCAAAAGTGGTGTGCATGATGACCTTTATGGAGAAGCATTTTCTGGCAAATTGGGGTCTTCCTGGGCGTATCCTATGGTTACTTCTGGCAGCAAACTGGATCCTCCAATTAAGGATGACAAACAAAAGGATATTGCTGCTTCAAGTGGAAAACTAGAGAACAACTCGAACTTGTACAACGATGACAATGATGATGATTTATTTGGTGACTAATTAAATAGTGTTGGAAGGATGCTGTGTTGTTCTTTCATAGGTGCTTTGGAGAGCAGCAGCCAGTGGACATAAGAGACCACTGGTTCCTTTGTAGATGGGAAATTTTGTTGTAATTCGTTGGAATATCTTTGTAGTGGAAGACCACCCAATTTGGgatttttaatttacaacttaGTTACATTTGGACTGGTTTCGAACTTATTGTTTTAAGCTggaagaaatgaaattgaattgaCTTGTGGTATTTCTTTTAGCAGGTTATCAATTTCTTTTAAGAGAGATTAATTGCAATTTAGATTACAGAAATACTATTTTACATGATGCTGATTGCAATTTATACTATGTGTTTGCTTCAAGATATATAATGCCCCTTGTGTAcagaaactaaagaaattataGAATTCAAAGTTCGGCTGATCCTGAAGAGTGAAGAGTATcaattaggggtgagcattcggtttaaactgaatcgaattgaaccgaatcgaattaaattataaaaatcaaatcgtaaattttagaaatcgaatcgaaccgaaatgggtaaaaatcgaattgaatcgctctattttggttcggttcgatttaaatcaatcggtttgattttttattaattttttaatttagacttgattttcaagttatttggtctaattttaactttagtttgaacctaataaccattaattaatgaaattaaacaattaatatatataaaattaaatataattcataaatttttcataaaaataaattaattcaaaaatcgattcgattcgatttaattcgatttgactatataaattattattcagttcggttcggtttaaccgatttttttttctctttaaaaccgaaccgaaataatcgaaatttttataatttgaaaccgaaccgaaccgatttaattttaaaaccgaaccgattaaactgaattgactcgattcgattcgattttttgatttgaaccgaattctgctcggCCCTACTATCAATCTTTtgctaaaaatatattaattttataaattttaatttaatgatattgtATTCTAGGCAGGGGCTAGAACCGCATGTACCATAGTACCAGTTCCTAGCTTGACAACAAGTTCAGGGCTTGGATTCGGGTCAAGTGAGCTCAAAGGTTCATCATAAATTTCAGTGgcagattaaaaaataaaaaaaataaataaataagttaacaAGTAAAATGTTTTTTCTGGAGTCGAGATTTTCTTTGTAAATAAAACGAGTCaattgaaataaaagaaaaaaaatatatagaattGGGTAAATTTTTATATGAGTTTAAACATACTGGGTTGGGCTTCGGCTTGAACCTTCTGAGTTCAATATGAGTTCATTAAAAATTTCATTGGCCAAGTTTAGTCTTTGGCCTCAAATTTACCTCAACTGTCTAAATAATTAGTATTACTTGTTCAGGGTAGAGCTTGAATCcacataaaatttttctttcttttttattttttattttttttaattttattattattattattattattattattattattattattattattatttgtttttaACAATCGATAAGTATCATAGTTGATGGGAGTAGGACAATTAGTAGGATGTTGATGTGAACACTCAAATTCTCATTGCTTATTGTATGATGCACAAATCAACCATAGTATTTAATTTCACCATGTGATTTTGGGGTATGCATTCAAtagttttaataaaaaaaaagttgaatCATATCGATCTAGTCCAATTTTTTGGTTTAGTTATTCAAGTTAATCAGTTTGGTTTTGTTTAATATTTCGGGGAACTTCGATTTTcggtttaattttattttttttatcgatCTCCTCATTCTCTctacctcttcttcttctttacttCTTTGACTAGGCAAAGGTAGCTCGCATTCATCTATCCTTCAATTCTTTGACTAGGTAGAAATATGGCTCGTGTTCGTTTGTCCCTGATGAGCTCATGATTTATGGCCATTGTGAGGTCATTTTGCTTGAGTTTTATTGATGTTATGAAGGTTTTTAATTTGGTGAGTTTTAAGTTAAGGAGTGTTTCTCATGTTTTGATTTTGTTTTAGTGTTTAATGGATGAAAAGTTAGTCCAAAAACCCTTAGAGATGAAGTATAGATGATTTCATCTTAATGATCTTAACTGGGGCAATAAAAAGAGGAAAAAGGGCATATGAGGTAGCAAAGAGCACACACTAAGGCATGTATTATCATGGATGAACAAGCTTAAGGTGTGTACTATGCAAGAGCTAAAGAAAAAGGGCCAAATTCTAGACAAAGAAAACACGCCCTAAGGTGTGTTAGCAGAGAAAACACATGCCCAAGGCATGTATCTTGAAAAACACAAGCCCTAGGGCATGTGAATGAGGACTCACATGCCTTAGGGCGTGCGGAATGCAAAAAGGTGAGAAAGGCCACTAGTTTGAAGAGTACA
It encodes:
- the LOC110672289 gene encoding protein phosphatase 1 regulatory inhibitor subunit PPP1R8 homolog yields the protein MYGRAGLERFKKAQSSDPFSVTVNSAPKTTTQHASRPVIHPSVQYLQSQTQTQYEYQPYVPQKPAGLEAGPLVGQTQQVTHVGGGQSTWQPPDWAIEPRPGVYYLEVLKDGEVLDRINLDRRRHIFGRQSHTCDFVLDHQSVSRQHAAVIPHKNGSVFVIDLGSAHGTFVANERLTKDTPVELEVGQSLRFAASTRTYILRKNDAALFPRPPPPSEINLPPPPDPSDEEAVVAYNTLLNRYGLGGPDLLSRSSKSGSSASGRDDSQQSGRASKRIKKARVAFRDQVGGELVEVVGISDGVDVETEPGPIGVKEGSLVGKYESLIQTTVIPKGKEQLPAKENNASQTGVTNKLQEVLNKVKTVPKSGVHDDLYGEAFSGKLGSSWAYPMVTSGSKLDPPIKDDKQKDIAASSGKLENNSNLYNDDNDDDLFGD